A region from the Vicingaceae bacterium genome encodes:
- a CDS encoding TonB-dependent receptor → MKKSLVLFVGLLITTCHIWAQSTGTIKGFVYDKETGEPMIFTTVFLEGTNYGTNTDVNGYFQLTKIPAGKYILKTTFVGYDTAQATITIKGGDVITQKLFLSPGIQLNTYQVDAEREEFKTQVKISVQKITPKEITSIPSVGGEPDLAQYLQVLPGVIFTGDQGGQLFIRGGSMIQNRLTLDGAIIYNPFHSIGLFSVIDAELIRNADIYTGGFGAKYGGRISSVMDITTKDGNKKKHTGIVSANTFGAKVLLEGPIKKQKEDNTNSSSISYIVSAKNSYLDKSSKIFYNYVDSAGLPYSFTDLYGKISFNSNSGNKLSVFGFHYDDNVNYRHISNINWSSNGAGTNFVLIPGSSKTLIDGVFAYSDYKIKQNEGLPTERSSKISGFNFGLNFTYFSGDNESKYGFEVVGTSTDFRYYNSVGRLIFETQNNTELHGFYTIRISKPKYVLEPGIRMIYYSSLSTASPEPRLAFKYKVTNNFRFKTASGFYSQNLITGRSNRDVVNLFYSFLSSPQSFQTKFTLPDGTVKDVNHKLQKAIHLIAGFEYDWGRYVTLNVEGYYNIFTQLIDINRNKLYDDNADNAAQPEIYKKNFLVENGKAYGIDFSGKYEKNQLSINLVYSLTKVTRWDGLTEYFPFYDRRHNLNFTTAYKFGKGYNWEFNLRWNLGSGFPFTQTAGVFENLTLQSGLDQPIVSQNGEPKFIYAEYNAARLPYYHRLDITVKRTFALGKNSTLETNLSIINVYNRENIFYYDRVLNQRINQLPILPAIGLSWKF, encoded by the coding sequence ATGAAAAAAAGCTTAGTGTTATTTGTTGGTTTATTGATTACAACCTGTCACATTTGGGCACAATCAACCGGAACCATCAAAGGATTTGTTTACGACAAAGAAACCGGAGAACCCATGATTTTCACCACAGTTTTTTTAGAAGGGACCAATTATGGCACCAACACAGACGTAAATGGCTATTTTCAATTGACTAAAATACCTGCCGGCAAGTACATTTTGAAAACCACTTTTGTTGGTTACGATACTGCTCAAGCCACTATTACCATAAAAGGCGGCGATGTCATCACCCAAAAATTGTTTTTATCTCCGGGAATTCAACTCAACACTTATCAGGTAGATGCAGAAAGAGAAGAATTTAAAACACAGGTTAAAATTTCGGTGCAAAAAATTACTCCCAAAGAAATTACTTCAATACCCAGTGTGGGGGGAGAACCCGACCTGGCCCAATATCTCCAGGTATTGCCCGGTGTCATTTTTACCGGTGACCAAGGCGGGCAATTATTTATCCGCGGTGGTTCCATGATTCAGAACCGTCTTACCCTGGATGGTGCCATCATTTATAATCCATTCCACTCCATTGGTCTGTTTTCGGTGATCGATGCCGAACTGATCAGAAATGCAGATATTTACACCGGTGGGTTTGGAGCCAAATACGGAGGTCGTATTTCTTCTGTGATGGATATTACCACCAAAGACGGTAACAAGAAAAAACATACCGGCATAGTTTCGGCAAACACTTTTGGAGCAAAAGTGCTTCTCGAAGGTCCCATAAAAAAGCAAAAAGAAGACAACACCAATTCAAGCAGCATCTCTTACATCGTATCGGCAAAAAATTCTTATCTCGACAAAAGTTCAAAAATATTTTACAACTATGTCGATTCTGCCGGTCTTCCTTATTCATTCACAGATTTGTATGGTAAAATATCATTCAATTCCAATTCCGGAAACAAACTGAGTGTGTTTGGCTTCCACTACGACGACAATGTCAATTACAGGCATATCTCCAATATAAATTGGAGCAGCAATGGAGCCGGTACCAATTTTGTGCTGATTCCCGGCTCTTCAAAAACCTTAATTGACGGTGTCTTTGCATATTCCGATTATAAAATCAAACAAAATGAAGGATTACCTACCGAACGTTCCAGCAAAATTTCCGGTTTTAATTTTGGTCTGAACTTTACTTATTTCAGCGGTGACAACGAATCCAAATATGGATTCGAAGTGGTTGGAACCTCCACCGACTTCAGGTACTATAACTCTGTGGGACGTTTGATTTTTGAAACCCAAAACAATACCGAATTGCATGGCTTTTATACCATCAGAATATCAAAACCCAAATATGTATTGGAGCCGGGCATCAGAATGATTTATTATTCCTCTCTTTCAACGGCTTCACCCGAACCAAGGCTGGCATTTAAATATAAAGTTACCAACAACTTTCGTTTTAAAACTGCTTCGGGCTTTTATTCACAAAACCTTATAACCGGACGTAGCAATAGAGACGTAGTGAATCTTTTTTACAGTTTTCTTTCATCTCCCCAAAGTTTTCAAACAAAATTCACATTACCCGACGGAACGGTCAAAGACGTCAATCACAAGCTACAAAAGGCCATCCACCTGATTGCCGGTTTTGAATACGATTGGGGGCGCTATGTCACTTTGAATGTAGAAGGTTACTACAACATTTTTACCCAACTGATCGATATCAATAGAAACAAACTTTATGACGACAATGCCGACAATGCCGCCCAACCGGAAATATACAAAAAGAACTTTCTCGTAGAAAACGGTAAGGCCTATGGAATCGACTTCTCGGGTAAATATGAAAAAAATCAATTAAGCATCAATCTCGTGTATTCATTGACCAAAGTGACCCGCTGGGACGGACTGACCGAATATTTTCCTTTTTATGACCGCAGACACAATCTCAATTTCACAACCGCTTATAAATTTGGCAAAGGATACAATTGGGAATTTAACCTGCGTTGGAACCTTGGTTCCGGCTTCCCATTCACACAAACGGCCGGTGTGTTTGAAAATCTCACCCTGCAATCGGGTCTGGATCAACCTATCGTAAGTCAGAATGGCGAACCCAAGTTCATTTATGCCGAATACAATGCCGCCCGTCTGCCTTATTACCACAGATTGGACATCACAGTTAAACGCACTTTTGCCCTTGGGAAAAATTCCACTCTTGAAACCAACTTAAGCATCATCAATGTGTATAACCGTGAAAATATCTTCTATTACGACCGTGTGCTCAATCAACGTATCAACCAACTGCCTATCCTGCCGGCAATTGGCTTGAGTTGGAAATTTTAA
- the natB gene encoding ABC transporter permease (possible pseudo, frameshifted), whose translation MKKIGLIIQREYLTRVKKKSFIITTLLGPLAMVLILIIPVLISQQDKKQYKILVQDSSGLIEKMLLDDENHKFYYDSTDIRVLLKNFYETPYDILLFIPENVIKSNHIQLFYKKQPGVATEEYIKSQIDQLLTNYKLVKNDIDPEIIEKSKTRVKLITEKINEKGERFETYSMINMFVGLILSIFVYLFIFLYGTQVMRGVLEEKTNRIVEIIISSVKPIELMMGKITGIALVALTQFVIWIITVLILYSAAMSLFLYKYDNALKTEQLQKEILIEKGPITGKNLQSLPKDVDKDFYYMYKSFKNIDFTAILFSFAFYFLFGYLMYAALYAAIGAAVDNDADSQQFIVACFGSLDFGICHLLFHIRKS comes from the coding sequence ATGAAAAAAATTGGTCTCATTATTCAAAGAGAGTATCTGACAAGAGTAAAAAAGAAAAGTTTTATCATTACCACATTATTGGGCCCTCTCGCCATGGTGTTGATATTGATTATTCCCGTTCTTATCAGCCAACAAGATAAAAAACAATATAAAATTCTCGTGCAAGATTCAAGTGGCTTGATAGAAAAGATGCTTTTGGACGATGAAAATCATAAATTCTATTACGATTCTACGGATATCAGAGTATTATTAAAAAACTTCTACGAAACACCTTATGACATTTTGTTGTTTATTCCCGAAAATGTCATCAAGAGCAATCATATTCAATTATTCTATAAAAAACAGCCCGGAGTGGCCACCGAAGAATACATAAAATCACAAATCGACCAGTTGTTGACCAATTACAAACTCGTAAAAAACGACATCGACCCGGAAATCATAGAAAAGAGCAAAACACGTGTGAAATTAATTACTGAAAAAATCAACGAAAAAGGAGAGCGTTTTGAAACCTATTCTATGATTAACATGTTCGTGGGGCTTATATTGAGCATATTTGTGTATTTGTTTATCTTTCTCTATGGCACTCAGGTTATGCGTGGTGTTTTGGAAGAAAAAACCAACAGAATCGTAGAAATAATTATCTCTTCCGTAAAACCCATAGAACTTATGATGGGCAAAATCACAGGCATTGCATTGGTGGCTCTCACACAATTTGTTATTTGGATTATTACTGTATTGATTTTATACTCGGCAGCCATGAGTTTGTTTTTATACAAATATGACAATGCATTGAAAACCGAACAACTGCAAAAAGAAATTTTGATTGAAAAAGGCCCCATCACAGGAAAAAACCTGCAATCCTTACCCAAAGATGTAGATAAAGATTTTTACTATATGTATAAAAGCTTTAAAAATATCGATTTCACCGCAATTTTGTTCAGTTTTGCTTTTTATTTCCTATTCGGATATTTGATGTATGCCGCTCTCTATGCCGCCATCGGTGCAGCTGTGGACAATGACGCCGATTCGCAACAATTTATCGTTGCCTGTTTCGGTTCCCTTGATTTTGGGATATGTCATCTCCTCTTCCATATTCGAAAATCCTGA
- the natA gene encoding ABC transporter ATP-binding protein: protein MIVAEHIHKSYFDKKVLNDISFEIPKGQIFGLLGPNGAGKTTLIRILNRIIIPDQGKIWFDGQPLSDEHTRQIGYLPEERGLYRKMKVGEQAMYLAMLKGMSREQAYKELKKWFDKFEISSWWNKKVEELSKGMAQKVQFICTVLHRPKLLILDEPFSGFDPVNAALIQDEILQLKNEGITIIFSTHNMYSVEHLCQKVMLIHRSQKILEGEVSSIKESYKKNQYLLVFKGHRIAFTQALQHWFEIVSLEEIGENIIKVTVKATDSQYNGNTLLQAILPHVEVLSFEELLPSMHEIFIEKVKGLSTENN, encoded by the coding sequence ATGATTGTTGCTGAACATATCCATAAAAGTTATTTTGACAAAAAAGTTTTAAACGACATCAGTTTTGAAATACCCAAAGGGCAAATCTTCGGTTTGTTGGGGCCCAATGGTGCCGGAAAAACCACGCTTATCAGAATTCTCAACAGAATAATCATTCCGGATCAAGGGAAAATATGGTTTGACGGACAACCCCTCTCCGATGAACATACGCGGCAAATAGGATACCTACCGGAGGAACGCGGATTATACAGAAAAATGAAGGTAGGAGAACAAGCCATGTATTTGGCGATGTTGAAAGGAATGTCAAGAGAACAAGCATATAAAGAACTGAAAAAATGGTTTGACAAATTTGAGATTTCTTCATGGTGGAACAAAAAGGTGGAGGAGCTATCCAAAGGTATGGCTCAAAAAGTACAATTTATTTGTACTGTTCTACACCGACCCAAACTACTCATATTGGATGAACCGTTCAGTGGTTTTGATCCCGTCAATGCCGCTTTGATCCAGGATGAAATTTTACAATTGAAAAATGAAGGCATTACGATCATTTTTTCCACTCACAATATGTATTCGGTTGAACACCTTTGTCAAAAAGTAATGTTGATTCACCGGTCTCAAAAAATTTTAGAAGGAGAAGTATCTTCCATAAAAGAATCATACAAAAAAAATCAATACCTTTTGGTATTCAAAGGTCATCGTATAGCATTCACTCAAGCATTGCAACATTGGTTTGAGATCGTTTCGTTGGAAGAAATCGGCGAAAATATCATCAAAGTGACTGTAAAAGCCACCGATTCGCAATACAACGGCAATACACTGCTGCAGGCCATATTGCCTCATGTAGAAGTATTGTCATTTGAGGAACTGTTGCCAAGCATGCATGAAATTTTCATAGAAAAAGTAAAAGGTCTATCCACCGAAAATAATTAA
- a CDS encoding deoxynucleoside kinase — MHIAVAGNIGSGKTTLTTLLAKHYGWEAHYEDADDNPYILDFYNEMQRWSFNMQIYFLSARFSRMLEIRKSGKNVIQDRTIYEDAYIFAPNLHALGLMNTRDFETYFSLFKLIEGLVQPPDLLIYLRADVPVLVNQIQKRGRDYEAGIRLDYLRKLNERYEQWINTYDKGKMIIVDVNENRFSENPEDLGKIIEKIDAEIHGLF, encoded by the coding sequence ATGCATATAGCTGTGGCTGGAAATATCGGTTCGGGTAAAACTACCTTAACTACCTTATTGGCAAAACATTATGGATGGGAGGCGCATTATGAAGATGCCGACGACAATCCATATATCCTTGATTTTTACAATGAAATGCAGCGATGGTCTTTTAACATGCAAATTTATTTTTTGAGTGCCCGTTTTTCAAGGATGCTTGAAATTCGCAAATCCGGCAAGAATGTCATTCAAGACCGGACAATCTATGAAGATGCTTACATTTTTGCTCCCAACCTACATGCATTGGGGTTAATGAATACACGGGACTTTGAAACATATTTTTCATTGTTTAAATTGATAGAAGGATTGGTTCAACCGCCCGATTTGTTAATTTATTTAAGAGCAGATGTGCCCGTATTGGTAAATCAGATACAAAAACGTGGACGGGATTATGAAGCCGGAATCAGATTAGATTACTTGCGTAAATTGAATGAACGTTACGAGCAATGGATCAATACGTATGACAAAGGCAAAATGATTATTGTGGATGTTAATGAAAACAGATTTTCGGAAAATCCCGAAGATCTCGGAAAAATTATTGAAAAAATAGATGCAGAAATACATGGTTTATTTTAA
- a CDS encoding bifunctional 3-dehydroquinate synthase/phosphatase produces MDQSRKVNIAVIDFGTNTFNLTIAGIDCEKKRPVFTEEYKIPVKLGSGTYKTSLISQNAIKRAVETAEFFRNLIKENNTGIVLAFGTAALRDAKNGLKLKSILENILEIPINIIDGREEARIIYKGAWNCRPVNLNLLVMDIGGGSVEIIIGHHQTILQKASLPAGVAKIYDIFNWNDPATPHLVNQLQVHFEKLLTSNFHKTPIDLMYGSAGSFETLANIFYHQTHHSDMPDDMNYYQLSKQDILDFFEKIKFSTLEERLAIPGMHPMRAEWMVIALIEIIKTIEYFSVNEIWYVSHSLKEGAVYDWIDQHC; encoded by the coding sequence ATGGATCAAAGCCGGAAAGTAAATATTGCGGTCATTGATTTTGGAACAAACACATTTAATCTGACCATTGCCGGGATCGATTGTGAAAAAAAGCGTCCTGTCTTTACAGAGGAATATAAAATACCTGTTAAACTTGGATCCGGAACATACAAAACATCTCTTATATCTCAGAATGCAATAAAAAGAGCAGTAGAAACAGCAGAATTTTTTAGAAATCTCATCAAAGAAAACAACACCGGTATCGTATTGGCTTTTGGCACAGCTGCATTGAGAGATGCCAAGAACGGATTGAAATTAAAATCAATTCTGGAAAATATTCTTGAGATACCCATAAATATCATAGACGGACGCGAAGAAGCCCGGATAATCTATAAAGGTGCCTGGAATTGCAGACCGGTCAATTTAAACCTGTTGGTGATGGATATCGGAGGAGGCAGTGTGGAGATAATTATTGGCCATCATCAAACTATCTTGCAGAAAGCAAGCTTGCCGGCAGGAGTGGCAAAAATTTACGACATTTTCAATTGGAATGACCCGGCAACGCCACACCTTGTAAATCAACTTCAAGTACATTTCGAAAAATTATTGACATCAAATTTTCATAAAACTCCTATTGACCTCATGTATGGATCTGCCGGTTCGTTTGAAACCCTTGCCAATATCTTTTACCATCAAACCCATCACTCCGATATGCCTGACGACATGAATTATTATCAATTATCCAAACAGGACATTCTTGATTTTTTTGAAAAAATAAAATTTTCGACATTAGAAGAGCGGCTTGCCATACCCGGCATGCATCCCATGAGGGCAGAATGGATGGTGATTGCCTTGATAGAAATCATCAAAACCATCGAATATTTTTCGGTGAATGAAATTTGGTATGTCAGCCATTCTCTCAAAGAAGGTGCTGTCTACGACTGGATTGATCAACATTGTTAA